In a single window of the Aridibaculum aurantiacum genome:
- a CDS encoding glycosyltransferase, producing MPKVSVIIPAYNCAEFIEKTLASVEAQTYPQKDIEVIIVNDGSTDNTADVLRRYSDYTVIQIPNGGVSNARNTGIEVATGKYIQFLDSDDLLCKGKIEEQVSLLEANNADVAYGFFDRFEEVGGDLKIVATSKPQLSKEPEIDIFKSNFWCPPAALLYSKRIVEKVGGFKTWLPVVEDARFLLDAYLVGGKFFGVSKVVALYRVNQAQSLSQRSRLQFINCSFLNAVDMSKIWKDDKKKLAAVVDAIRFCITEFSLLDYKKFSEAIDVLLKIQPKYVPHTSGPLRILSKTVGYKKAEHFARLKRRLNR from the coding sequence ATGCCAAAAGTTTCAGTTATCATACCGGCTTATAACTGCGCGGAGTTTATAGAGAAGACGCTTGCTTCCGTAGAAGCACAAACCTATCCGCAAAAGGATATTGAGGTCATTATAGTAAATGATGGCTCTACAGATAATACCGCAGACGTTTTAAGGAGATATAGCGACTATACTGTAATACAGATTCCAAATGGTGGGGTAAGTAATGCAAGAAATACAGGTATAGAGGTAGCGACGGGAAAATATATACAGTTTCTTGATAGCGATGATCTTCTTTGCAAGGGAAAAATAGAGGAACAAGTATCTCTTTTGGAAGCTAATAATGCGGACGTTGCTTATGGTTTTTTCGATCGTTTTGAAGAAGTAGGAGGTGATCTAAAAATTGTAGCCACAAGTAAGCCCCAACTTTCCAAAGAACCTGAAATAGATATCTTCAAATCCAATTTTTGGTGTCCTCCTGCTGCACTTTTGTATTCTAAACGAATAGTAGAAAAAGTAGGCGGATTCAAAACATGGTTGCCCGTAGTGGAAGATGCAAGATTCCTTTTGGACGCTTACCTGGTAGGAGGTAAGTTTTTTGGTGTCTCAAAGGTTGTAGCATTATATCGCGTAAACCAGGCGCAATCGCTATCGCAGAGGAGCAGGTTGCAGTTTATAAACTGTAGTTTTCTGAATGCAGTTGATATGAGTAAGATTTGGAAAGATGATAAGAAAAAATTAGCTGCGGTAGTCGATGCAATTCGTTTCTGCATTACAGAGTTTTCTCTTCTCGATTACAAAAAATTTTCTGAGGCTATTGATGTCTTACTAAAGATACAGCCGAAGTATGTTCCCCATACGAGCGGCCCCTTACGTATCTTATCTAAAACAGTAGGATATAAAAAAGCTGAACATTTCGCTCGGTTAAAGAGGAGATTGAATAGATGA
- a CDS encoding glycosyltransferase translates to MKVTLVTDYFYPKSKGGTEKYVYLLASYLLTAGWEVQVLSIDNEKEAGSYNGINITYIKEYQGTDKNVFKGRVPPDNKEVFLERLKQFNPSVVHFHTLTSNINLFHIQWARKAGYKVVFTTHIPSHICLRGDLLYRGKRMCDGYVNMVKCGTCLAGKKSAGKIDFLKHAAYNILHPSSSVKIRLQEFSVFNKYAHAVVPVSKWQERMFLNNGFKKEKLVVCRQGAELPIGLKRAGSTNTLKLGFVGRIEPIKGLDLLVEAIEQLDHKNIELHVAAIPQLGEHEDYYNKLKNKVKSFPGSTWVESLPAEKLPAFYQSLTYLVVPSLWLETGPFVVYEALANQLPVIGTDLGGIKELVQHGKSGFLFQPNVESLVATLKDAAGSVQEISSFMENYQVRSSNEIGKEMTALYQKLLQEA, encoded by the coding sequence ATGAAAGTAACTCTTGTAACTGATTATTTCTATCCCAAATCAAAGGGAGGAACAGAGAAATATGTTTATTTACTTGCGTCTTATTTATTAACTGCAGGTTGGGAGGTACAGGTGCTTTCTATAGATAATGAAAAAGAAGCAGGAAGCTACAATGGTATCAATATTACCTACATCAAAGAATACCAGGGTACAGATAAGAATGTTTTTAAAGGCAGGGTGCCACCTGACAATAAAGAAGTTTTCCTTGAACGTTTAAAGCAGTTTAATCCTTCAGTTGTTCATTTTCATACTCTAACATCTAACATCAATCTTTTCCATATACAATGGGCTCGGAAGGCTGGTTATAAAGTAGTCTTTACAACACATATTCCAAGTCATATTTGCCTTCGGGGCGACTTGCTGTATAGAGGGAAGAGAATGTGTGATGGGTATGTAAATATGGTTAAATGCGGTACCTGCCTTGCAGGTAAGAAATCTGCAGGGAAAATAGATTTTTTAAAGCATGCTGCATATAACATACTTCATCCTTCAAGTAGTGTCAAAATCAGGTTACAGGAATTTTCTGTATTTAATAAATATGCACATGCTGTAGTTCCTGTTTCCAAATGGCAGGAAAGAATGTTTTTAAACAATGGCTTTAAGAAGGAAAAGTTGGTTGTTTGCAGGCAAGGGGCTGAGTTACCCATAGGGTTGAAAAGAGCGGGTTCCACAAATACATTGAAGCTAGGATTTGTAGGTAGAATTGAGCCTATCAAAGGTTTAGATCTGCTTGTAGAGGCAATTGAACAGCTGGATCATAAAAACATTGAGCTGCATGTGGCAGCTATACCACAGCTTGGTGAGCACGAAGATTATTATAATAAATTAAAAAATAAGGTCAAGAGTTTTCCAGGATCAACTTGGGTAGAAAGTTTACCCGCTGAGAAACTACCTGCATTTTACCAGTCCCTTACTTACCTGGTTGTTCCATCGCTTTGGCTAGAAACTGGACCATTTGTGGTTTACGAGGCATTAGCAAACCAACTACCTGTTATAGGAACCGATCTTGGAGGTATTAAAGAATTGGTACAGCATGGTAAAAGTGGGTTTCTCTTTCAGCCAAATGTTGAATCATTGGTTGCTACACTTAAAGATGCTGCAGGTAGTGTCCAGGAGATTTCATCTTTTATGGAAAATTACCAAGTGCGTTCTTCTAATGAAATCGGAAAAGAAATGACAGCCTTATATCAAAAACTGTTACAAGAAGCTTAG
- a CDS encoding glycosyltransferase, which yields MKIAITADPEIPVPPKLYGGIERIIHQLCKELVTLGHEVTLFAHRESNVPCRLVKYTGTDQSKSAVLKNGVLITRYVFKEKYDVVHSFGRLAYLSMVLPTRVRKVMSYQREPTISQIKLATKLSRKHSLLFTGCSDYIAKQIRPFAPSYCVHNFVDTDFYTPIYEVANDAPLVFLGRLEQIKGAHIAIEVAKKAGKKLVIAGNIPPEAQHYFNEQVQPHIDDKQITYIGPVNDEQKNRMLGKASAFLMPILWNEPFGIVMAEALACGTPVIGFSRGSVPEVVLDGVNGYRCSSIDDMVHAVSQVKNISRSSVREDAEKRFSSKIITDAYLSVYQS from the coding sequence ATGAAGATTGCTATAACTGCCGATCCTGAAATCCCTGTTCCACCAAAATTATATGGAGGTATAGAACGCATCATACACCAACTGTGTAAAGAGTTAGTAACACTGGGTCATGAGGTAACATTATTTGCTCATCGAGAATCTAATGTTCCATGTAGGTTGGTGAAGTACACAGGTACAGACCAGTCAAAAAGTGCGGTACTGAAAAATGGGGTTTTAATAACCAGATACGTTTTTAAAGAAAAGTATGATGTGGTGCATAGCTTTGGAAGGCTTGCTTATCTTTCTATGGTTTTGCCCACGAGAGTAAGGAAAGTGATGAGCTATCAGAGGGAGCCCACAATTTCGCAAATAAAACTTGCTACAAAGCTTTCTCGTAAACACAGTTTATTATTTACAGGATGTAGCGATTACATAGCAAAGCAGATAAGACCTTTTGCGCCCAGCTATTGTGTACATAATTTCGTTGATACAGATTTTTATACTCCCATTTACGAGGTTGCCAACGATGCTCCGTTAGTATTTCTTGGTCGCCTTGAGCAAATCAAAGGCGCACATATAGCCATTGAGGTGGCAAAGAAGGCAGGAAAAAAGTTAGTAATTGCCGGTAATATTCCACCAGAGGCCCAGCATTATTTTAATGAACAAGTTCAGCCGCACATCGATGACAAGCAAATCACTTACATAGGTCCTGTTAATGATGAGCAGAAAAACAGAATGCTTGGTAAGGCATCCGCATTCCTTATGCCAATATTATGGAATGAACCATTCGGTATTGTAATGGCTGAAGCCCTTGCATGCGGTACTCCTGTTATTGGATTTAGCAGAGGATCTGTTCCCGAGGTGGTTTTAGATGGAGTTAATGGTTATCGTTGTTCTTCTATTGATGACATGGTTCATGCCGTATCACAAGTAAAAAATATTTCCCGAAGCTCTGTAAGGGAAGATGCCGAAAAAAGATTTTCGTCAAAAATTATCACAGACGCTTATCTATCCGTCTATCAGAGTTAA
- a CDS encoding glycosyltransferase family 4 protein: MKCLVANPNIAAYIKESVLAYHDHDMLRAFYTTFFDHPQNPLTRTLGGVFPQLKREFGRRSIAELPIEFIRSKPLRELMRVVSARKLNPVLTDKVWEWSELSFDRWVARNLPADIDLVHVYEHAGLAILERAKQLAITSLYEQPSQHHQMFTDIVNEQIRLYPELASEATTLLFDDNANRRNERRDQELQLADYVICNSSFTKRSLVSAGVSAEKIVTVPYGFPQVDTTVDFSKPVEKLIFMNAGTQNLRKGIHILYQAWQEANIPGTEAELWMIGSNSLPNSVKAGLPESIKFFPNIPRVELMDKYKQAHVFILPTLADGFGMVISEAMSRGVPVITTYNSGGPDIIEHEKEGLLINHNDKEAIIQSLKWCVSNKHKLLEMGKAAYDKAASYSWLDFRKRLIAEVKHKTAVPA, translated from the coding sequence ATGAAATGTCTTGTTGCCAATCCTAATATAGCTGCTTATATAAAAGAAAGCGTTCTTGCATATCACGATCATGATATGCTCCGTGCTTTTTATACAACATTCTTCGACCATCCGCAAAATCCTCTTACCAGGACATTAGGTGGTGTCTTCCCCCAGTTGAAAAGGGAATTTGGTAGAAGATCTATAGCAGAACTACCAATAGAATTTATCCGCTCAAAACCATTGAGGGAGTTAATGCGTGTTGTGTCAGCAAGAAAATTAAATCCAGTGCTTACAGATAAAGTTTGGGAATGGAGCGAGCTTTCTTTTGATAGGTGGGTTGCACGTAATCTGCCTGCTGATATTGATCTGGTTCACGTATATGAACATGCTGGTCTTGCTATTTTGGAACGCGCCAAACAGCTAGCTATTACTTCGCTTTACGAACAGCCAAGTCAACATCACCAGATGTTCACCGATATTGTTAATGAGCAGATAAGGCTTTATCCTGAACTGGCGTCCGAGGCTACCACTCTACTTTTTGATGATAATGCGAACAGGCGAAACGAGCGAAGAGACCAGGAATTACAACTGGCAGATTATGTGATTTGCAATTCATCTTTTACAAAAAGATCTCTTGTAAGTGCAGGTGTTTCAGCCGAAAAGATAGTTACTGTACCTTACGGATTTCCACAGGTTGACACAACTGTTGACTTTTCTAAACCTGTGGAGAAACTTATTTTTATGAATGCAGGTACCCAGAACCTGCGAAAGGGAATTCATATTCTTTACCAGGCATGGCAGGAAGCTAACATTCCAGGTACAGAAGCTGAGTTATGGATGATTGGCTCGAATAGCTTACCCAATTCTGTAAAAGCAGGTCTTCCTGAAAGTATCAAGTTCTTTCCGAACATACCAAGGGTGGAATTAATGGATAAATACAAACAGGCACATGTATTCATTCTTCCAACATTAGCGGATGGTTTTGGTATGGTGATTTCTGAAGCGATGTCTAGAGGAGTGCCGGTAATCACAACTTATAATTCTGGTGGACCAGACATAATAGAACATGAAAAAGAAGGCCTGCTGATTAATCACAATGATAAAGAAGCTATCATCCAGTCTCTTAAGTGGTGTGTGTCAAACAAGCACAAACTATTGGAAATGGGTAAAGCTGCTTACGATAAAGCAGCATCCTATTCATGGCTTGATTTCAGAAAACGACTAATTGCTGAAGTCAAACATAAAACGGCGGTACCTGCATAA